GAATGCATCTTGTGACTAGAGAACTGGCTTTCCAGTTGTACAAAAGTCCCATAATAGAATTTCTGAGGACCTTTTGTCCCTGTGGGGAATCCCTAGCAAGAGGCTTCCAAGACATGGTCTCTAGGGATCTCAAAAGAGGTTCTTGATCCTGAAGCAAGTAAGCTGGAAACCAGTATACAATAGGAGTGGAGGAGCCCAAAAATCTGGTGAGAACCTGGAAATAACAGGGGTTGAAGTGTTAGGGAAGAATACACACATTATTGCAATGCTACAAAACTAATGCAATGTCACAGTATCAAACTGGGCCAGCTGGTTTGCTGGTTTCCTGCTGCTGAGAGAGCTATATCCCAaaactagaaatgaaaagaaattcaaCAGAGAACATGCAGATAAACCTCACTATCACAAATAAGTAactgacaggggccggagagatagcacatcagtgtttgccttgcaagcagccgatccaggacctaaggtggatggttcgactgccaggagctatttctgagcaggtagccaggagtaacccctgagcaccaccaggtgtggcccaaaaaccaaaaaccaaaaaaaaaaacaaccaaaaaacaaccgCAAAAAAACCCAAGTAACTGACTACCTCAAACTAgacaatttatattaaaacccaatgggaggggccggagagatagcatggaggtaaggcatttgcctttcatgcaggtcatcggttcgaatcccagcgtcccatatggtcccccgtgcctgccaggagcaatttctgagcatggagccaggagtaacccctgagcactgccgggtgtgacccaaaaaccacacacacacacacacacacacacaccacacacacacacacacacacacacacacacacacctcaatgggaggggccggagcgataacatggagataaggcatttgccttgcatgcagaaggatggtggtttgaattccggcatcccatttgttcccccgtgcctgccaggggtgatttctgagcatagagccaggagtaattcctgagtgctgccaggtatgaccccaaaaccaaataaaataaaataaaattaaaaaaaaaaactcaatgggaagggcagagcaataacacagtggtagggtgtttgccttgcatgcagtcaacccaggatggactccagttcgattcctggcatcccatatggtccctagagcctgtcaagagtgatttctgagcgcagagctaggagtaatccgagtgctgccaggtatgacccccctccaaaaaaaaaaaaaaaaaggcaaaaaaacaacaaatttagCTCAGGGCTGGTATCTAAATCAAGGCTGTGAAGGCCAGCTTTGGGAACATTTAAGTAATTCCCTCATCTCATTGGAATGGCAAAGTAGAGGAAAAGGGCCAAGGGATTATATGATTCAACATTTTTGCTCCTCAGATAATCAAAGCCAAGTCCTTAAACGCTCTCCCTGACCTAACCTGCAAATTCCAAGCTTTGTTGGCACTCTCTAGAGGCTATAAACACAAAGTgttactttctattttctcctgTGCCTTTTATTCATACAGTTTAGAAAACTTTACAAACAGCCATTGAAACAGCCATTGTGCGACTCTAAAAGGCAGAAATTGCTAAATGGCTAGTATGggacaaaaaaacttttttgaggTTATGATGAAACGGCcaggaacaaaaaaacaaacaaacaaggatgTGATCAAATCCTTCCTATCCCTCtctattcccaccaccacccaaaCACTGTATAAGACATCTCTGAAACTGAAAACCTATTCAGTTCAGATTATCTCAAAAAGCTAAAaatgggctggagacatagtactcAGGTTAAGTGCTTGCTTTCATAGTAGCCAAGCCAGGTTTAATCGCCTGCATCCTAAAAGGTGCCCCAAGCTACACCAGGTGTATTTCTGAGAAaagagctaagaataagccctgaacactgcctacATATTATGGCtcccaagaaaacaaaagccaACATTCAAGTAGAAATTGGGTATAATTGCTTATTAGGGAAGGTCCCAGAGGTATCTCTGTAGTCATtcctatatctttttgttttaggggccataccctgtggtgcaaGGGAGTGGCACTGTGATACTAACGTAGACAGAACCTGGGGCTCCTGTAGGTAGTGTACAAGCACTCTCTCTGATACctattcccccctttttttttttgccacacccagaaatgttcagggatcactcctggctgtactcaggtgtCATATGTAATGCTCgtatgaaacctgggtcagttacatgcaaagaaATTGTCTTACCTGGGGCTTGAGAGATtgaatagtggtagggcgtttgccttgtacgtggcgaacatgggatggacccaagttcaattcctggcatcctatatggtccccagagcctgtaaggagtgatttctgagcatagagccggaataacccctgagcaccgccgggtgtggccccaaaaccaaaccaaaaccaaaaaaagaaattgccttagcaattgtattatcactttgattcagtctctctttttttatttttatttatttatttttggccacatctgatggtgctcaggggttactcctgcgttcagaaatcgctcctggctgcggagaccagatgggatgccagggatggaatccgcATCCGCcctgatgctctggggttactcctggctctgtgctcagaatttgctcctggcttaagggaccatatgggacactgggggatcaaaccatggtctgtcctgggtcagccacatgcaaggcaaacgccctactgctgcaccaccactctggcccctggtccaGTATCTTAAGTCAAACCTGCTCACTACACAATTCTTAGGTCTCTGTGAAcatcttttaaataaaaccttATTTTCTTCAGggtcattttgttttgcctttttggtccgctcctgacagtgctcaggggttattcctggctctgcactcagattatttctttttttggggggggtcacacccggtggtgttcaggagttactcctaactctgcgctaagaaatcgctcctggcaggcttgggggaccatatgggatcctgggatttgaaccatcctctgtcctagattggctatatgcaaggcaaacgccctaccactgtggtgctatctatctctctggccacctaaGATTatttctggttgtgctcagggaccataagggatgcgagggatcaaattcaggtcagccctACCCAGTTTACTATCACTTTGATCCCTCTTCAGGATCCagtttaagaggctttcctttccttaattttatcaggattttttttttcaaatttctagaATACTTTATCTCAGcaatacctgagcactgttgggtatgtccttcccccccaaaaaataaaaacaaattaaatccaGAGATTTAAGATCTATACTCTACTGTATCACCATCCCCCATTATACTGTAATCTTATGTTAAAATGTTTGTCTCCCCACTTCTACTGTAAGAGCCACAGGGaagcatatttttgttgttgttttggggccacacttggtggcactaagggcatattcctggctctgtgttcagaaatcattcctggcaggctcggggaagcatatgggatgccatgttcaaatccaagttggctgatgcaaggcaaaccaccttacctgctgtgccataTTTCTGGCCTACAAtcttacctttttatttatttattttggttttggggccacacccggcggtgctcaggggttactcctggctgtctgctcagaaatagttcctggcaggcacggggaactatatgggacactgggattcgaaccaaccaccttcggtcttggatcggatgcttgcaaggcaaacaccgtgtgctatctctccgggccccaatcttaccttttttgttgttttggggacacacctaattgtactcaagggtttactcctctgtgttcagggatcactcttggtggggctcagggtaccatatgcgcTGCCAATAtagatgtgtgcaaggccaacaccttacccactatactctctttGGTCCcatgatgttttcttttcttttttttaggggggggtcacacccggcagcgctcaggagttactcctggttctacaccccttgcaggcacagggggaccatatgggatgtcaggattctaaccacctagaaggcaggtgccttatttccaggctatctctccgccGCCGCCCCCCCCCCATGATGTTTTCTTATTCTGCTCCACCTTTGATAATCAGACCCAGGGCCAGGCATAAAACAAGCCCCCAAATAATTATTGAATAGATGAGTTAGGTTCAGATCACTCAAGTGAAAGAAGTAGCTGTCATTCCTAGCCCTGGCCAACTATTTCCTATATTTACACCCTAATACCAGATAGGGATCTACCTCACCTGAACATGCATGCACAAACTGCCAAATAGTAGCAGAACTGCTGCATGGACCACGTACACAAACACTCCAGGACTGAGGAATCCAGGATTGGACTTCAAGAGGATCTTCGTGATCTTGCTTCTTCTCATCCCAAGTGTAAGGCAGAGCCAAGGATGGGTGGTCACAAAGGTCCAAGTTGCCCAGGCAACCAGCATAGCTACTGGTGTAGCCAGTAAAAAGTTGGGTATCTGCTTGAGCTCATAGTATCTTAGAAAACCAACATTCCAGTAGATATCCTGAATGTAGCTATATATTAGAGGAAGTTTCCAGGAGCACCAAGGTGGCTCTTTTTCTTTGATGACTCTGTAGCCCTTGTCTAGAGCAAACTGTAGTAAGGGCTGAGGAATAGGGTGGTCTGAGCCTGGCAAACAGAACTGGGTAAAAGCATAATACTGAAAGAGGGCAAAAGGAAGACCAAGTGTAAGCAATGAAAGGAACACAGAGCCCATCAGCTTTAAGAACTCTCTCATAGGATTTAGCAccatgagagaagagaaaaagtttAGGcactgagaatgtatgaggaaaccAATATTAACCAGTCCATTGGAGCGAACACTAGTTGCAAGAGCAAAGAGAAATCCACTGGTCCAGTTTTGGCCCCTCTCCAGCTGTCCCATGGCACTGAATGTCAGGAAGGCAAACAAAGCTTCTGAGTAACCAGCGGTCAGGAAGACATTGGCAGGACTGAGACAGAAGAGCAGTGCTCCATAAAAAGCCTGCTGGGGACAGCGCAAAACTAAACAGCCCAGGTCATGAAGTGCTACTGCAGCCAGCACAAAGAACAAGGAGTTAAGCAATGCTATTGAAATTAACAGGCAACTCCGTAGGCTCAATAATCCCCACAGGGGTCGCAACAGTTCAGTCCCTGCCAAGAGGGCCAGAGGGAAACCAGGGAAGAAGGCAAAGTTGTGCTCATACAGGTAGCCATGCTCAGCAATGAACAGAAAGTGTTCAGCATCCCAGTGAGACAGGCCACCCAGGAGAAATTCCACAATATGGTCAAGAGAGCCTGAGGAGGTGAGGCGAGGAGGAGAGAAAGCTTCTGCACGATGATCTGGGATAACAGCATTGAAGAGAGCCTGTGGGATAAAGAAAAGTAGGATTTTGATCaattggaagaaaataattttcatttaataaaaatacagaaaaacaggCAGAAAGGCAGGCAAAGAGGACTTCATTTTTGGACTAGTTAGGGTTTGAGTTGGATATTCCAATGCAAATTTCAACCAGAGGTGAGATATGAGTCTGTGGGAGAGGAGAGACATCAGGGCTAAAGAtctaaattaagaataaaaagttGGAtgggggggccgggtggtggcgctggaggtaaggttcctgccttgcctgcgctagcctaggacggaccacggttcgatcccctggcgtcccatatggtcccccaagaagccaggagcaacttctgagcgcatagccaggagtaacccctgagcatcacagggtgtggcccaaaaaccaaaaaaaaaaaaaaaaaagttggatggggccggcgaggtggctctagaggtaaggtgtctgccttgcaagcgctagccaaggatcaggaccacggttcgattcccagtgtcccatatggtccccccaagccaggggcaatttctgagcgcttacctaggagtagtaacccctgagcatcaaacgggtgtggcccgaaaaaacaaaaaaacaaacaaaagaaaaaagaaaaaaataaataaaaagttgggcccggagagatagcacagctgcgttttccttgcaagcagccgatccaggaccaaaggtggttggttcgaatcccggtgtcccatatggtcccctgtgcctgccaggagctatttctgagcagacagccaggagtaacccctgagcaccgtcgggtgtgacccaaaaaccaaaaaccaaaaaaaaaaaaaaaaagttagggctggagagatagcatggaggtagggtgtttgccttgcatgcagaaggtcattggttcgaatctcagcatcccatatggtcccccaagcctgctaagagcgatttctgagtgtagagccaggaggacaggaggaacccctgagcgctgttggtgtgaccacctcctcaaaaaaaaaaagtaataagtgGATGGCAGTGAATTTAAAGGTGTgagactaaataaaattatttatgaaggAAGTGTAGCTAGAGAAGAATTCTaaggacttggggctggagtggtagcatagcgggtagagcatttgccttgtatgcagttgatctgggtttgatccccagcatcctacatggtcctctgagcctgccaagagtaacttctgagtgcagaatccttgagtgctgctgggtgtgaccccccgccccccccaaaaaaaaggaatctaAGGACTGGGCTCTGGACACATTAACCTTTAGCAGTATGAAAGAGGGAAAGTGTTCagcaataaaagataaagaagcaATCCTTAGCAAGACAGGGAAACCAGGAAATGGTATCTAAGAATTAGTAAAAGAGTCACTGAGAGACAGTACTGtaagcacttgccctgcatgtggccaactctaaTTCAATCACTATcactacatatgattccctgaacacctcTTAGGTATTTTTTATCTTGCTTTTTAGGCCAAACCCAGCTGGGTTCAGagtttactcatggctttgtgctcagaaatcactcagatagactggagagatagcacagcaagtagggtgtttgcattgcacaaggacaacctgggttcaatcctgggcatcctatacagtcccctgagcctgccaggagtaaccctgaacgccactggatatggcccaaaaaccaaaacaaacaaaacaaaaaacaaaaaacaacacagttctggcaggctcaagaacgatatgggatgccaggaatcaaactctggttggctttgtgcaaggcagataaACGCCCTATCCCCTGTGCCCTACTCCTGTCCTACAGTCCAGCACCAGCTGGGCATAAAAGTGGTctgcctgggcccagagagataggcgtttgccttgcaagccgatccaggacctaaggtgtttggttcggtgtcccatctggtcccctgtgcctgccaggagctatttctgagcagacagccaggagtaacccctgagcaacgctgggtgtggcccaaaatccaaaaaaaaaaaaaaaaaaaaaagtggtctgcccttggggctgggaaggtggcgctagaggtaaagtatctgccttgcaagtgctagcgtaggacggactgcggttcgatcccccggtgtcccatatggtccccccaagccaggggcgatttctgagcgcatagccaggagtaacccctgagagtcaaatgggtgtggcccaaaaaccaaaacaacaacaacaaaaaagtggtcTGCCCTTTAAATAAGACACCCCACTTTAAATAAGACCCTAATTGTGATTGGCTGCTGAGTCTATAAAACCCTCCCCGTGTTGACAGTTAGGAGCAGGAAGAGAGTTGGTAGTTGGAAGAGAGAAGAGCAAGAGGAGAGTTtgttggcagttggaagagactTTTGGATAGTTCCAAACCCAGATCTCTCTCCCTTTACCTCTCTCCTGGCCTACGGGTTTGTCATAGGCCTCGGGTTTCctctaataaataaaactgtgataTTTGTCAGATTCTTGCCTGCAAGGACTCCAGTAGTGTGAGCCCATCTCCAGTAGTTCGGATCTGACATTTTTTCTGGCCATaggttattaataatttttttagggggaggggtcacacccagccgtgctcaggggttctcctggctctacactcagaaatcgcccctggcaggcacaggggaccatatgggatgcctgaatttgaaccactgtccttctgcatggaaggcaaacgctttacctccatgctatctcgccggccccaggttattaataattttaacaagATCTGTGAAAGCATGAGTTTGTCTAGACTAAGCTCAGtagagaaggggaagagaagagagacaatATAAAGACAACTATTTAGAGGAATATTTCCATAAATAGAAAATGAGGAAGTGGGTAAGAGGTGACCAACACGTGGTCAATAAAAATCTTTCCTTTTCAGTGATGGGAACTTACAAATATAAGTCAAGTATTCTTCActgagctatatatatatattcctggtcccaaatcttgcttttttttgtgggggagggggacaccacacctggtgatgttactcctggctctacactaaggaattactcctggcaatactcctgaccatataggatcctgaggatcaaatccaggttagctacatctctacccactatactatttctctagccacaaatcttacctttttgtttgttttgttttgttttgtttttgggccacaccaggtgacgctaaggggttattcctggctaagtgtccagaattcgcccctggcttgagggaccatatgggacaccgtccTAACATGCaagttgtgccactgctctggccccaaatcttgcCTTTTTTAATGGTGGGAGATAAATATTTGCTAATGAAAATAATCATAGAAAGGAAATCCCcaaataagcaagaaaaagaagaaattattttttttctttgtttttttaattacccACATGGCAATCAATGATCAGGAGTTACgtttgactttgcactcaggaattactcttgatggtgctcagaggaccaaagaggatgctgaggatcaaattcaggtcagccatgtgcaggaaAGTCTAGGTCTTTATGAAAGAATTAGGGTACTCCTACCACCTAGTCCTTCTGTGTGGCAATTGACACACATGTTCAGGACAAAGGATTAGAGACTGACCTGCAGCACCAGAGTCAGGACACGGCAGTTGATTGCAAATCTCAGCACTTCTTTCTGGGATGGGTTCAGGGGCCATATCATCTTATCACCAGGATTTCTGAGATACTGCTTTCAAGGCAGTTCTCCCTCCGGCTTCTATGTTCTAAAACCCTAGGAGGAAATGTCATATGAGTGAAAAAGAAATTCTTGGAAGTCTTCAAAGAAACTATATGACGTTTCTTCCATATTATTATGGCAAACCCACCTACCAGTTCaaatgaagaaaaacttttttttttttttttgttttcttgttaggTCACACCTATCAGCtcatggctcagtgctcaagagtAGCTCCTAGTAGTAGTCAGAAGAGCATGTAGTGCCAAGGTTTAAGCTCTGGTGGACTTCTGCAAGCAAAGCAGGTACCCAAGTCTATGAAAATATTGCCCAGGTCTGGAAAAAGCATCTTGGTGGCAAGTAAGACCACTTGATATCACTTTAAAGCACTGAACGCTCACAGAAAAGTTCCACACAGAGAAGTATAAAATTGGGAAGCTAAGTTCACAGAAAATCTTTAAAAGCCTATAATGGGAGGTCAAAGTAATAGTATATCAGGCAAagtaatttgtcttgcatgcagcctaccaaggttcgattcctggcaccacatatggttccctgaactttaccaggagtaacccgagctaagagccaggagtaagtcttgagcatgactgggtgtggtcccaaaaacaaaaataaaaagcctgtaaTGGAAGCTGGGGAGAGACTAGAGGGAGTACAGTGTACTTTGCATGGGGTTACTCCTATTACAAAGTCAGAATagaccctgagaactgctgggtgtggctcaatacttctcccaaaattaaaaaacaaaagccagaggCCCAAAGATGTGGCTCTCTAATAGCCTTACATATGTGAGgctctggattcaatcctcagcaccatacaaagccaaaaacacatccccgcacaaaaacaaaaacaaaaaacaaaaaccaaacaacttgCTGGCAATAT
This window of the Suncus etruscus isolate mSunEtr1 chromosome 6, mSunEtr1.pri.cur, whole genome shotgun sequence genome carries:
- the PIGV gene encoding GPI mannosyltransferase 2, whose protein sequence is MIWPLNPSQKEVLRFAINCRVLTLVLQALFNAVIPDHRAEAFSPPRLTSSGSLDHIVEFLLGGLSHWDAEHFLFIAEHGYLYEHNFAFFPGFPLALLAGTELLRPLWGLLSLRSCLLISIALLNSLFFVLAAVALHDLGCLVLRCPQQAFYGALLFCLSPANVFLTAGYSEALFAFLTFSAMGQLERGQNWTSGFLFALATSVRSNGLVNIGFLIHSQCLNFFSSLMVLNPMREFLKLMGSVFLSLLTLGLPFALFQYYAFTQFCLPGSDHPIPQPLLQFALDKGYRVIKEKEPPWCSWKLPLIYSYIQDIYWNVGFLRYYELKQIPNFLLATPVAMLVAWATWTFVTTHPWLCLTLGMRRSKITKILLKSNPGFLSPGVFVYVVHAAVLLLFGSLCMHVQVLTRFLGSSTPIVYWFPAYLLQDQEPLLRSLETMSWKPLARDSPQGQKVLRNSIMGLLYNWKASSLVTRCILGYFLTYWLLGLLLHCNFLPWT